A region of Carassius auratus strain Wakin chromosome 41, ASM336829v1, whole genome shotgun sequence DNA encodes the following proteins:
- the LOC113059943 gene encoding isochorismatase domain-containing protein 2 has protein sequence MARIGRLSTKGSVLLLCDIQEKFRPNIFQFTNIVSNAARLLQACRILNIPQILTEQYPKGLGPTVPELGAEGLKPHTKTSFSMMTESVESTLKSLGDPQQVILCGIEAQACIACTTYDLLERGMEVHIVADAVSSRSQTDRLFALSRLKQSGAFLSTTEGVLLQLVQDAKHPNFKEIQKLLAHPSPDTGLLALFSSL, from the exons TGGCAAGAATTGGCAGGCTGTCCACCAAAGGTTCAGTGCTGCTACTGTGTGACATACAGGAGAAGTTCAGACCCAATATTTTCCAGTTCACAAACATTGTGAGCAATGCAGCAAGATTGCTACAG GCATGTCGAATCTTAAACATCCCTCAGATTTTAACTGAGCAGTACCCTAAAGGTTTGGGCCCCACTGTCCCTGAGCTGGGGGCCGAGGGCTTGAAGCCTCATACAAAGACCAGTTTCTCCATGATGACAGAGAGTGTGGAGAGCACACTCAAGAGCCTGGGAGACCCTCAGCAAGTCATACTATGTGGCATCGAGGCTCAAGCGTGCATTGCG TGTACAACCTATGATCTTCTAGAACGAGGCATGGAGGTTCATATTGTAGCAGATGCTGTCTCCTCTCGAAG TCAGACAGATCGTCTTTTTGCCCTGTCACGCCTGAAGCAGAGTGGGGCGTTTCTCAGCACTACAGAGGGAGTTTTATTACAACTAGTGCAGGATGCCAAGCACCCCAACTTTAAAGAG ATCCAGAAGCTCTTGGCTCACCCCTCCCCTGATACAGGCCTGCTGGCCCTCTTCAGCTCTCTGTAG